A region of Lycium barbarum isolate Lr01 chromosome 1, ASM1917538v2, whole genome shotgun sequence DNA encodes the following proteins:
- the LOC132608815 gene encoding uncharacterized protein LOC132608815 produces MTEGVITIKDNSKAPLRNDIGDHDMMNKKKKKPPGVFGFFKAAMFVLRHRNKGKQKAAQVAVSTQQGDWKKLVGSMRPLHLQDNNINTSPAYCATSISSPSALSSSSGTMSQYASANDLKALDDTMSQYASANDLKSLDVDVPAASSGTMSQYASANNLQELDEEEEEEDPDQVFDAIGADDMIDAKAEQFILQFYQQMRRQNIDSMSGQFN; encoded by the coding sequence ATGACAGAAGGTGTAATCACCATCAAGGACAACAGCAAAGCCCCCTTAAGAAATGACATTGGCGATCATGACATGatgaataagaagaagaagaagccgcCAGGTGTTTTCGGCTTCTTCAAAGCTGCAATGTTCGTGTTGCGCCATCGTAATAAAGGGAAGCAGAAAGCTGCTCAGGTAGCTGTGTCCACCCAGCAGGGAGATTGGAAGAAGCTGGTGGGCTCTATGCGCCCTTTGCATCTCCAGGACAACAATATTAATACATCACCCGCATACTGTGCCACGTCAATATCTTCACCCTCAGCTTTGTCTTCGTCTAGCGGAACAATGAGCCAGTACGCTTCCGCGAACGATCTCAAAGCGCTGGATGACACCATGAGCCAGTACGCTTCAGCAAACGATCTCAAATCACTGGATGTGGATGTCCCTGCAGCCTCATCCGGCACCATGAGCCAGTATGCTTCCGCAAATAATCTCCAAGAACTCGAtgaggaggaggaagaggaggaTCCTGACCAGGTCTTCGATGCCATTGGCGCTGACGACATGATCGATGCCAAggcagagcagttcatccttcaGTTTTACCAACAAATGAGGCGTCAAAACATTGATTCAATGAGCGGCCAATTCAATTAA
- the LOC132608736 gene encoding uncharacterized protein LOC132608736, producing the protein MSSGEGAPLLSISTDGEIVCETQAAATSPKQEQRLVSLDVFRGLTIALMILVDDSGKAFPSINHSPWFGVTLADFVMPFFLFIVGVSASLVFKKVSSKPQATKKVLLRTVKLFILGVFLQGGYFHGRGHLSYGVDIVKIRWMGVLQRISIGYLFASILEIWFANDYPVDSAKAFVKRYFFQAVAGILIGLSYLILLYGLYVPDWFFQTSSFNMESPVSGYGLSTQTVNCGVRGSLEPPCNAVGLIDRLLLGEKHLYQRPVYRRTKECSVNSPDYGPLPSNAPGWCLAPFDPEGILSSLMAAITCLVGLHFGHILVHVKDHMQRVIFWSVFSVFLTLAGYVLELAGVPLSKPLYTLSYMFITAGVSGLLLIVLYYIVDVKCFQKPMILFQWMGMNALILYALAACDLFPAALQGFYWYSPENNLVDVTERFLQAAFNSKKWGTLVFVMLEILFWGLVAGFLHAKKVYVKL; encoded by the exons ATGTCTTCGGGCGAAGGAGCTCCGCTTCTTTCCATTTCTACAGATGGAGAAATAGTTTGTGAGACCCAAGCCGCCGCTACGTCTCCCAAACAAGAACAACGCTTAGTATCTCTCGATGTCTTTAGAGGCCTTACCATCGCT TTGATGATTTTGGTTGATGATTCTGGAAAGGCTTTCCCCTCCATAAACCACTCTCCCTGGTTTGGAGTGACCCTTGCTGACTTTGTCATGCCATTTTTCCTCTTTATTGTTGGTGTTTCTGCAAGTCTAGTATTCAAG AAAGTTTCCAGCAAACCACAAGCTACAAAGAAAGTCTTACTGAGGACAGTTAAGCTCTTTATTTTGGGAGTGTTCCTTCAAG GTGGGTATTTCCACGGCCGGGGCCACCTGAGTTATGGAGTTGATATTGTTAAAATTAGATGGATGGGAGTGTTACAG AGGATTTCTATTGGTTATCTCTTTGCTTCAATTCTGGAAATTTGGTTTGCCAATGATTATCCTGTTGATTCAGCTAAGGCATTCGTCAAGAGATACTTCTTTCAAGC GGTGGCTGGAATCTTAATTGGTTTGTCTTACCTGATTTTGTTGTATGGCCTTTATGTCCCAGACTGGTTCTTTCAAACATCGAGTTTTAACATGGAATCACCAGTTTCAGGATATGGTTTGAGTACTCAAACT GTTAACTGTGGAGTGAGGGGCAGTCTCGAGCCTCCTTGCAACGCGGTTGGTCTGATTGATAGGCTTCTTCTTGGTGAAAAACACCTTTATCAACGTCCTGTATACAGAAGAACCAAG GAATGTAGTGTCAATTCCCCTGACTATGGACCTCTACCATCAAATGCACCTGGATGGTGCCTTGCTCCGTTTGACCCCGAAGGAATCTTAAG TTCTTTGATGGCAGCCATTACGTGCCTTGTGGGCTTGCATTTCGGCCACATTCTTGTGCATGTTAAA GATCACATGCAGAGGGTAATCTTTTGGTCCGTATTTTCCGTCTTTCTAACACTTGCAGGATATGTATTGGAGCTTGCAG GTGTTCCTCTTTCTAAACCGCTTTATACATTGAGCTATATGTTCATCACGGCTGGAGTATCCGGTTTGCTCTTAATAGTTCTTTATTACATT GTTGATGTCAAATGTTTTCAGAAGCCAATGATACTATTTCAGTGGATGGGAATGAATGCTCTCATCCTCTATGCTTTGGCTGCTTGTGACCTCTTTCCTGCGGCACTGCAAGGTTTCTATTGGTATTCACCTGAAAACAACTTG GTTGACGTCACAGAAAGATTCCTTCAAGCAGCATTTAATTCAAAGAAGTGGGGTACCTTGGTATTTGTGATGCTTGAGATATTGTTTTGGGGTTTGGTTGCTGGATTCCTTCATGCAAAAAAGGTTTATGTAAAGCTATGA